Part of the Candidatus Polarisedimenticolia bacterium genome is shown below.
GACTTCGAGCTGGACCTCGAGGCGAAAAGCCTGAAGAACGGCCATGGCCTGGTGCATCTCAATGCCCAGCCGGCCCGCCTGCTGGCCCTGCTCGTGTCCCGCGCCGGCGACCTTGTTACCCGCGAGGAAATCCAGGCCGAGCTGTGGGGCGAGCAGACCTTCGTCGACTTCGAGCAGGGAATCAACCACTGCATCCGGCAGATCCGGACCGCCCTGGGAGACGACGCCGACTCGCCCCGGTTCATCAAGACCGTCCCGCGGCAGGGCTACTGCTTCCTCGCCACGCTCGAGCCGGTCGATCCGCCGCAAGTTTCCCACGAGCTTCCGGCCATTCCGCCGGCACGGCACGAGGCACCAGCCTCCAGGCCGCGACGGCGCGCCTACTGGCTCGCCGCATCGATCCTTGCCGGTGTCTTTCTGATTTCGGTGAGTGCCCGGCAGCTCGCCTCCCGCACCATTCCGCGGCTGGGCAAGCCGACCCTGGCCGTACTGCCTTTCAAGGATGTCGGGCCCGCGCCGCACGATGGTTTTCCTGAGGATGCCCTCACCGAAGATCTGATCACCGAGCTGGGGCGCCGTTACTCCGGGGGTCTTGGCGTGATCGCCCGAACCTCCGCCATGACCTACCGGGGTCAAAGCCCGAGCCGCGAGGAGGTTCGCAAGACGCTCGGCGCGGATTACCTCCTGGAGGGAACGGTCCGGCAATCCGGAGACGTCATCCGCGTCACGGCGCGGCTCAAGAGAACTTACGATGGCATGCAGCTCTGGGCCGGACGCTACGATCGGACGCTGCCCGAGCTCCTGAAGCTTCGCCACCGTCTCGGCGAGAGCATCGCGCAGGCTCTCGCACTACGCCTGCTTCCGCGGCAAGCCGAGCCTCTTCAGGCCGCCTCCACCTCCAGCCATGCCTACGAAGCTCATCTACGTGGACGGGCGGCCCTCGCCGCCCCCTTGCCGGACTCCCAGGTCCGGGCGGAGACCGCATTCCAGGAATCGATCCGGGCGGACTCTGCCTTCGCGCCGGC
Proteins encoded:
- a CDS encoding winged helix-turn-helix domain-containing protein; the protein is MNCGTCRRVRFGDFELDLEAKSLKNGHGLVHLNAQPARLLALLVSRAGDLVTREEIQAELWGEQTFVDFEQGINHCIRQIRTALGDDADSPRFIKTVPRQGYCFLATLEPVDPPQVSHELPAIPPARHEAPASRPRRRAYWLAASILAGVFLISVSARQLASRTIPRLGKPTLAVLPFKDVGPAPHDGFPEDALTEDLITELGRRYSGGLGVIARTSAMTYRGQSPSREEVRKTLGADYLLEGTVRQSGDVIRVTARLKRTYDGMQLWAGRYDRTLPELLKLRHRLGESIAQALALRLLPRQAEPLQAASTSSHAYEAHLRGRAALAAPLPDSQVRAETAFQESIRADSAFAPAYFGMAQAALRRPRPRREVVPQAKEWLSKALALDDSDPQAHLLLANLLFYFDLKPEEARREFERALEIQPDFAEAHHAFAAYFSIHGRHDEALAQVHKALELDPISPMVNSDVGWYSYFARRYPEATEAARHALRISPGDYWASRCVVVSESQLGRLDSAAAQALVEMRLRGVGEMRLRQLEPLTPRETLDAFWKWELQRAEGERRNMPPAASDRALAYLALGERDKAMTELEAAFEQRSGWILPFLPVDPRFDPLRSDPSFRNLMAKMSFLSDPSASR